The following proteins come from a genomic window of Streptomyces sp. Sge12:
- a CDS encoding SLC13 family permease: protein MSLLRRLHPLDWLAGGLLVLGALCVATGLLPTGPAADVMQRIGPLVVFLATVIVLAELTGKAEVFDVVATWVARAGRGRYPLLFCLCVLFASVTTITLNLDTTAVLLTPVMLALAARVGIAPVPLAMTTVWLANTASLLLPVSNLTNLLAADRIALTPSEMAATMWAPQLAAIAVTMACLWGFYWRPGRRGETRYTPPPLPRPADRVLFRVCAVACAGFLLAILLADVPLWSASMAAALIVVVAFWVRRRDALRLSLIPWRLLVLVPGMFLVVETVNAHGLHDVLASAMGSDNGLAGMLRSAAVGAGVSNVLNNLPAYLAGEAAIPVANHEQLLALLVGVNVGPVITPWASLATLLWFERCRWHGTRIDLGRFFGTGFVLAVAGTLAATLALAATS from the coding sequence GTGTCCCTCCTTCGGCGTCTGCACCCACTGGATTGGCTGGCCGGCGGCCTGCTCGTACTCGGTGCGCTGTGCGTCGCCACGGGCCTGCTGCCCACCGGGCCGGCCGCGGACGTGATGCAGCGCATCGGTCCGCTGGTGGTGTTCCTGGCCACCGTCATCGTCCTCGCCGAGCTGACCGGCAAGGCGGAGGTCTTCGACGTCGTCGCGACCTGGGTGGCGCGGGCGGGCCGCGGAAGATATCCCCTCCTGTTCTGCCTCTGCGTGCTGTTCGCGTCGGTCACCACCATCACGCTCAACCTGGACACGACGGCGGTCCTACTGACCCCGGTGATGCTGGCGCTGGCGGCCCGGGTCGGGATCGCCCCCGTACCGCTGGCGATGACCACGGTCTGGCTCGCGAACACGGCGAGCCTGCTGCTTCCCGTGTCGAACCTGACGAACCTGCTGGCCGCGGACCGGATCGCGCTGACCCCGTCGGAGATGGCCGCCACCATGTGGGCACCGCAGCTCGCCGCCATCGCCGTCACGATGGCCTGCCTGTGGGGCTTCTACTGGCGCCCGGGGCGCCGCGGCGAGACCCGCTACACGCCCCCGCCCCTGCCCCGCCCCGCGGACCGGGTCCTGTTCCGGGTGTGCGCGGTGGCGTGCGCCGGGTTCCTGCTGGCGATCCTGCTCGCCGACGTACCGCTGTGGTCGGCGTCGATGGCGGCCGCGCTGATCGTGGTGGTGGCCTTCTGGGTGCGCCGCCGGGACGCGCTGCGCCTGTCGCTGATCCCCTGGCGGCTCCTCGTCCTCGTTCCGGGGATGTTCCTGGTCGTGGAGACGGTCAATGCCCACGGGCTGCACGACGTCCTCGCCTCCGCGATGGGGTCCGACAACGGCCTCGCCGGCATGCTGAGGTCCGCGGCGGTCGGGGCGGGCGTCTCCAACGTGCTGAACAACCTCCCGGCCTATCTGGCGGGCGAGGCGGCGATCCCGGTGGCCAACCACGAGCAGCTGCTCGCGCTGCTCGTCGGCGTCAACGTGGGCCCGGTGATCACGCCGTGGGCCTCGCTGGCCACCCTGCTGTGGTTCGAGCGGTGCCGCTGGCACGGCACCCGGATCGACCTGGGCCGCTTCTTCGGTACCGGGTTCGTGCTGGCGGTGGCGGGCACGCTGGCGGCGACGCTGGCACTGGCGGCCACCTCCTAG
- a CDS encoding isochorismatase family protein gives MSKTTLRELSGLDGTPASPADATLILVDYQNTYTRGVMELSGWEPALEAAAALLARARAAGAKVVHVVNDGGEGTPYDVRAEIGAIHPRVAPAPGEPVVVKTVPNAFVDTDLGEHVDAAGHKDVIVAGFMTHMCVTFTAEGAFLRGNRPTVVADACATRPLRTAVAEVSAEQLHHAALATIADLYGVVVPSAFSLT, from the coding sequence ATGTCCAAGACGACCCTGCGCGAGCTGAGCGGCCTCGACGGGACCCCGGCCTCGCCGGCGGACGCCACGCTGATCCTCGTCGACTACCAGAACACCTACACCCGCGGCGTGATGGAGCTGTCGGGCTGGGAACCGGCGCTCGAGGCCGCCGCCGCGCTGCTGGCCCGGGCCCGGGCGGCAGGCGCGAAGGTGGTGCACGTGGTGAACGACGGCGGCGAGGGGACCCCCTACGACGTCCGGGCCGAGATCGGCGCGATCCACCCCCGGGTGGCCCCGGCCCCGGGCGAACCGGTGGTCGTCAAGACGGTCCCCAACGCGTTCGTCGACACCGACCTGGGCGAGCACGTCGACGCCGCCGGCCACAAGGACGTCATCGTCGCCGGGTTCATGACCCACATGTGCGTGACCTTCACCGCGGAGGGCGCCTTCCTGCGGGGCAACCGGCCCACGGTCGTCGCGGACGCCTGCGCGACCCGGCCGCTGCGCACGGCGGTGGCCGAGGTGTCCGCCGAGCAGCTCCACCACGCGGCGCTGGCGACGATCGCCGATCTCTACGGCGTGGTCGTCCCCTCCGCCTTCTCCCTCACCTGA
- a CDS encoding TIR domain-containing protein, whose product MMTDGQFGAPAREFDFFISYSPADEPWAAWIAWTLEEAGYRTVVQAWDFVPGTNFIDFMDRGVSESVAVIAVLSRHYERSTYGRMEWQAALRASPESPERRLLTVRVDEIPIEGLLATITYVDLVGVADIDAARTLLLNRVGQAVDGHARPGRRPGFPGGAAGATRHREQPNPGRPRPSALAGPGWSGRRRPARAPLYPQAAAAGGAGAQDTVTVLHLAGPDFGRGREPDALSRQIRGDLIMLRDAGAPAPDLMVVTGDLTASGSPRECDQALSFLTALRSQLDLSPQRVMVVPGAQDVNQAASQAYFHTCEADEVAPQPPYWPKWRHYTRLFRGLYQGLDTVFDSDQPWTLFPVPELSTVVAGFNSSIAYSHRPEEQYGFIGRDQAAWFAEAMRRYEEEGWLRIGALRHPLTDGRRPGDAIGGPGGLRDTDTFARLAAPRLHLLLHGPTGGPRTATATPSRTQLAGPAGELPLFGSAAPARFQLLQVGAQGVTRWDDRITPEAATFPAEWRQTRRVFPVPELPPVINVERATGRAPLDDPAAALAEQVKEICRVRREGVRLRDVPRREPGDMVQIMATWREQEDGVVQQQRIAVHPGSPTEEEVDRFIAQVHATDSGSEAVLVYAGDAPAGGLRTRAAGHGVRVRVRSFIEFQGLLDLRGYVAAQSARLNASEQYAPGLYLPQRYRDADRPGGQDGGGQERDGLVEELLELLESDHGRFVLLLGDFGHGKTFALRELARRISEQLPHLTPLLIPLDSLDRAHSLEGLVAAHLAGHGVDTIDLRALRYMLAQGRVVLLFDGFDELVNRVSYDRAADHLQVLLDAAVDNAKIVVSSRTQHFKSHAQVLTALGERVGLLPQRRILAVEGFTPAQIRAYLVRSYGDEHTADQRYQLLRNIPDLLMLCRNPRLLSFVADLSQDQLRAVAGAGRALSPARLYEDVFTSWLGHEERRGQGGPGAPPGLGLEELWAAVTALALRLWESGRSALRLDELTETVAGTLSELTGSPLALSPLTPSERAQAVGAGSLLVRSDDGVFQFIHGSVIEWLVAREAARQLARGGHTLLLARPLSQLAVEFFCDLADHEQCARWVRDVLDSPGRSVSEAARANAVRISDRLRVPANADLRGARLAGEDLSHRDFSGVDLTDADLTDARLIGANLSGALLRGTRLTGARLDRADLSAADLTGANLSRARLTRADLRGAVLTGSRWHRAALIDVTMDEAVRSAPELGVAAIAPGMPVDAGFRPSAVGVPYGFGMRTSRLPEPIAYSTDGELLAVGSEDGSILVCGADDGRAVRTLQGHEGRVYAVKFRAGVLATGGSDGAVRLWDPVTGACRHHLRVHPDGVWPVSFDADGTLLATGDREGLVTVWDVGTGEPLHRMPGHTAPVYTAVYGPNGTLLTGDANATVRLWDLSTGHCVREIEGHRGAVYRARFSPDGTLFATADRGGPGQGGTVRIWRTADARLLHEFTGHTGRVYVLDFHPDGNLLASGDTDGQVRLWDPVVGTPAGILERGTGGVYQVLFGDEGRLLVACDSNGAVRLWTVTGRPHGYTVALHPQQPTAHRGTAWACAFRPGDSQLLTVGNDGGAQIWDAATGQGKRILRGHGRRISGVAFSADGSQLATAGNDGVVRLWETRTGRRTDELTGRGDRLVSAAFSPVDAILATASNDGDMYLWDPVGGEYLRELDAETEHVWAEAFSADGTLLATANDDDSVHVWFRPTGSPVSTLTGHRGRVRSIAFRPDADILATGCDDSSVRVWDARSGRLMDHLGAGGDGHADRVYGVAYGPGSAWLASASWDGTAIVWRGGRARLRLRGRGGRLWAVAAHPSRPLLATGGDDRGVGLWNAETGEKAADLVGHTGRVLSLAFSPDGTTLASGAEDGTVRLWNLPADGEPPSLRGTLMGMADGWAALTPAGGYKYEGDVAGEFWHVVGMSRFTPGELDAYLPGIHRLPLGEEL is encoded by the coding sequence ATGATGACGGACGGGCAATTCGGCGCTCCTGCAAGAGAGTTCGACTTCTTCATCAGCTACTCCCCGGCAGACGAACCGTGGGCCGCCTGGATCGCCTGGACCCTCGAGGAAGCCGGGTACCGCACGGTGGTGCAGGCATGGGACTTCGTGCCGGGAACCAACTTCATCGACTTCATGGACCGCGGGGTCAGCGAGTCCGTGGCGGTCATCGCCGTCCTGTCACGCCACTACGAGCGATCCACCTACGGCCGGATGGAATGGCAGGCCGCGCTCCGGGCCTCGCCCGAGTCCCCCGAACGGAGGCTGCTGACCGTCCGGGTGGACGAGATCCCGATCGAGGGACTCCTCGCCACGATCACCTACGTCGACCTCGTGGGCGTGGCCGACATCGACGCCGCCCGCACCCTGCTGCTGAACCGGGTCGGCCAGGCCGTCGACGGCCACGCCCGCCCCGGACGCCGCCCCGGCTTCCCGGGCGGCGCAGCGGGCGCCACCCGCCACCGGGAGCAGCCCAACCCGGGCCGGCCGCGGCCGAGCGCACTGGCCGGCCCCGGCTGGTCCGGGCGCCGGCGGCCGGCCCGGGCGCCGCTCTACCCGCAGGCCGCCGCGGCCGGCGGAGCCGGCGCCCAGGACACCGTGACCGTGCTGCACCTGGCCGGGCCCGACTTCGGGCGCGGTCGCGAACCCGATGCCCTCAGCCGGCAGATCCGCGGCGACCTCATCATGCTCCGGGACGCGGGGGCACCCGCCCCCGACCTGATGGTGGTGACCGGGGACCTCACCGCGTCCGGCAGCCCGCGCGAGTGCGACCAGGCCCTCAGCTTCCTCACCGCCCTGCGGTCCCAGCTCGACCTGTCGCCCCAGCGGGTCATGGTGGTACCGGGCGCCCAGGACGTGAACCAGGCCGCCTCCCAGGCCTACTTCCACACCTGCGAGGCCGACGAGGTGGCGCCGCAGCCCCCGTACTGGCCCAAGTGGCGCCACTACACGCGGCTGTTCCGCGGCCTCTACCAGGGCCTGGACACCGTCTTCGACAGCGACCAGCCCTGGACCCTCTTCCCGGTGCCCGAACTGAGCACGGTCGTCGCCGGATTCAACTCCTCCATCGCCTACAGCCACCGCCCCGAGGAGCAGTACGGCTTCATCGGCCGCGACCAGGCCGCCTGGTTCGCCGAAGCCATGCGCCGGTACGAGGAGGAGGGCTGGCTGCGCATCGGCGCGCTCCGCCACCCGCTCACCGACGGGCGCCGCCCCGGCGACGCGATCGGCGGCCCCGGCGGGCTGCGGGACACCGACACCTTCGCCCGGCTGGCCGCCCCCCGGCTGCACCTGCTGCTGCACGGGCCGACCGGCGGTCCGCGCACCGCCACCGCGACCCCCAGCCGCACCCAGCTCGCCGGACCCGCCGGTGAGCTCCCGCTGTTCGGCTCCGCGGCCCCCGCCCGGTTCCAGCTGCTCCAGGTCGGTGCGCAGGGAGTGACCCGCTGGGACGACCGGATCACCCCCGAGGCCGCGACCTTCCCCGCCGAGTGGCGGCAGACCCGACGGGTCTTCCCCGTACCGGAGCTCCCGCCCGTCATCAACGTCGAGCGTGCCACCGGCCGGGCTCCCCTGGACGATCCGGCCGCCGCGCTCGCCGAGCAGGTGAAGGAGATCTGCCGGGTGCGCCGGGAGGGCGTACGGCTGCGCGACGTACCGCGTCGCGAACCGGGCGACATGGTGCAGATCATGGCCACCTGGCGGGAGCAGGAGGACGGCGTCGTCCAGCAGCAGCGCATCGCCGTCCACCCCGGGAGCCCCACCGAGGAGGAGGTCGACCGCTTCATCGCCCAGGTGCACGCGACCGACTCCGGCTCCGAGGCCGTCCTGGTGTACGCGGGCGACGCCCCGGCCGGCGGGCTGCGCACCCGGGCCGCCGGCCACGGCGTACGGGTCAGGGTGCGCAGCTTCATCGAGTTCCAGGGCCTGCTCGACCTGCGCGGCTACGTCGCCGCCCAGAGCGCCCGGCTCAACGCCAGCGAGCAGTACGCCCCCGGGCTCTACCTCCCCCAGCGCTACCGCGACGCCGACCGCCCCGGCGGCCAGGACGGCGGCGGCCAGGAACGCGACGGACTCGTCGAGGAGCTGCTGGAACTGCTGGAGTCCGACCACGGCCGCTTCGTGCTGCTCCTCGGCGACTTCGGGCACGGCAAGACCTTCGCCCTGCGCGAGCTCGCCCGCCGCATCTCCGAACAGCTCCCGCACCTGACCCCGCTGCTGATCCCGCTCGACTCCCTGGACCGGGCGCACAGCCTCGAAGGCCTGGTCGCCGCCCACCTGGCCGGCCACGGCGTCGACACCATCGACCTGCGGGCCCTGCGCTACATGCTCGCGCAGGGCCGCGTGGTCCTGCTCTTCGACGGATTCGACGAACTGGTCAACCGGGTCAGCTACGACCGCGCCGCCGACCACCTCCAGGTCCTCCTCGACGCGGCCGTCGACAACGCCAAGATCGTCGTCAGCAGCCGCACCCAGCACTTCAAGTCGCACGCCCAGGTCCTCACCGCGCTCGGCGAGCGCGTCGGCCTGCTCCCGCAGCGCCGGATCCTGGCCGTGGAGGGCTTCACCCCCGCACAGATCCGCGCCTACCTGGTGCGCAGCTACGGCGACGAGCACACCGCCGACCAGCGCTACCAGCTCCTGCGCAACATCCCCGACCTGCTGATGCTCTGCCGCAACCCCCGGCTGCTCTCCTTCGTCGCCGACCTGAGCCAGGACCAGCTGCGCGCGGTCGCCGGGGCCGGCCGGGCGCTCAGCCCCGCCCGCCTGTACGAGGACGTGTTCACCTCCTGGCTCGGCCACGAGGAGCGGCGCGGCCAGGGCGGGCCCGGCGCGCCGCCCGGGCTCGGCCTCGAAGAGCTGTGGGCGGCGGTCACCGCGCTCGCCCTGCGGCTGTGGGAGAGCGGCCGCAGCGCCCTGCGGCTCGACGAGCTCACCGAGACCGTGGCCGGCACCCTCAGCGAACTCACCGGTTCCCCGCTCGCGCTCTCGCCGCTCACCCCGTCCGAACGCGCCCAGGCCGTCGGCGCGGGCAGCCTGCTGGTCCGCAGCGACGACGGGGTGTTCCAGTTCATCCACGGCTCCGTCATCGAATGGCTGGTGGCACGGGAGGCCGCCCGCCAGCTCGCCCGGGGCGGGCACACCCTGCTCCTCGCACGGCCGCTCAGCCAGCTCGCCGTCGAGTTCTTCTGCGACCTCGCCGACCACGAACAGTGCGCCCGGTGGGTGCGCGACGTCCTCGACTCACCGGGGCGCTCGGTCAGCGAGGCCGCCCGCGCCAACGCCGTCCGGATCTCCGACCGGCTCCGGGTACCGGCCAACGCCGACCTGCGGGGCGCCCGGCTGGCCGGGGAGGACCTCTCGCACCGCGACTTCTCCGGTGTCGACCTCACCGACGCCGATCTGACGGACGCCCGGCTGATCGGCGCGAACCTGTCCGGCGCGCTGCTGCGGGGCACCCGGCTGACCGGCGCCCGCCTGGACCGGGCCGACCTCAGCGCCGCCGACCTGACCGGCGCGAACCTCAGCCGGGCCCGGCTGACCCGGGCCGACTTGAGGGGCGCCGTGCTGACGGGCAGCCGCTGGCACCGGGCCGCGCTCATCGACGTGACGATGGACGAGGCGGTGCGGTCGGCCCCCGAGCTCGGCGTCGCCGCGATCGCCCCGGGGATGCCGGTGGACGCCGGGTTCCGGCCCTCCGCCGTCGGGGTCCCGTACGGATTCGGCATGCGCACCAGCCGGCTGCCCGAACCCATCGCGTACAGCACCGACGGCGAACTCCTCGCGGTCGGCAGCGAGGACGGCTCCATCCTGGTCTGCGGCGCCGACGACGGCCGGGCGGTGCGCACCCTCCAAGGTCACGAAGGGCGCGTGTACGCCGTGAAGTTCCGGGCGGGCGTCCTCGCCACCGGCGGCTCCGACGGGGCCGTGCGGCTCTGGGACCCGGTGACCGGCGCGTGCCGCCACCACCTGCGGGTCCACCCCGACGGCGTGTGGCCGGTCTCCTTCGACGCGGACGGAACGCTGCTCGCCACCGGCGACCGCGAAGGCCTGGTCACGGTCTGGGACGTGGGCACCGGCGAGCCCCTGCACCGGATGCCGGGTCACACCGCACCCGTCTACACCGCGGTCTACGGCCCGAACGGAACGCTGCTCACCGGGGACGCGAACGCGACGGTACGGCTGTGGGACCTGAGCACCGGGCACTGCGTCCGGGAGATCGAAGGCCACCGGGGGGCCGTCTACCGTGCCCGGTTCAGCCCCGACGGGACCCTCTTCGCCACTGCCGACCGGGGCGGACCCGGGCAGGGCGGCACGGTGCGGATCTGGCGGACGGCCGACGCGCGGCTGCTGCACGAGTTCACCGGACACACCGGCCGGGTGTACGTCCTCGACTTCCACCCCGACGGGAACCTCCTCGCCAGCGGCGACACCGACGGCCAGGTGCGGCTGTGGGACCCGGTGGTCGGCACCCCCGCCGGAATCCTCGAACGGGGCACCGGCGGCGTCTACCAGGTGCTCTTCGGTGATGAAGGCAGGCTCCTCGTGGCCTGCGACAGCAACGGCGCCGTCCGGCTGTGGACGGTCACCGGCCGCCCCCACGGCTACACCGTCGCCCTCCACCCCCAGCAGCCGACCGCGCACCGCGGCACCGCCTGGGCGTGCGCCTTCCGGCCCGGCGACAGCCAGCTCCTCACCGTCGGCAACGACGGCGGCGCGCAGATCTGGGACGCCGCCACCGGCCAGGGCAAGCGCATCCTGCGCGGGCACGGCCGCCGGATCAGCGGTGTCGCCTTCAGCGCGGACGGCTCCCAGCTGGCGACGGCCGGCAACGACGGGGTCGTACGGCTCTGGGAGACCCGCACGGGGCGGCGTACGGACGAGCTCACCGGACGGGGCGACCGGCTGGTCTCGGCCGCGTTCAGCCCCGTCGACGCCATCCTGGCCACCGCGAGCAACGACGGCGACATGTACCTCTGGGACCCGGTCGGCGGCGAGTACCTGAGGGAGCTCGACGCCGAGACCGAGCACGTCTGGGCGGAGGCCTTCAGCGCGGACGGCACCCTGCTCGCCACCGCCAACGACGACGACTCCGTCCACGTGTGGTTCCGCCCCACCGGATCCCCCGTCTCCACTCTGACCGGGCACCGGGGGCGGGTCCGCTCGATCGCCTTCCGCCCGGACGCCGACATTCTGGCCACCGGCTGCGACGACAGTTCCGTACGGGTGTGGGACGCCAGGAGCGGCCGCCTCATGGACCACCTCGGCGCCGGCGGCGACGGCCATGCAGACCGGGTGTACGGCGTCGCATACGGCCCGGGGAGCGCCTGGCTGGCCAGCGCGAGCTGGGACGGCACGGCCATCGTCTGGCGCGGGGGACGGGCCCGCCTGCGGCTGCGCGGACGGGGCGGCCGGCTGTGGGCGGTCGCCGCCCACCCGAGCCGCCCGCTGCTGGCCACCGGGGGCGACGACCGCGGCGTCGGCCTGTGGAACGCCGAGACGGGGGAGAAGGCCGCCGACCTCGTCGGGCACACCGGCCGCGTGCTCTCGCTCGCCTTCTCCCCGGACGGCACGACCCTGGCGAGCGGCGCCGAGGACGGCACCGTACGGCTCTGGAACCTTCCGGCCGACGGCGAGCCGCCGTCCCTGCGCGGGACGCTGATGGGAATGGCGGACGGCTGGGCGGCACTGACACCGGCCGGCGGGTACAAGTACGAAGGCGATGTGGCCGGTGAGTTCTGGCACGTGGTGGGCATGTCCCGGTTCACGCCGGGGGAGCTCGACGCATACCTCCCGGGCATCCACCGACTGCCCCTCGGCGAGGAACTGTGA